AGACTGGAGGGTCCAAAGTGTCGTTCCCAATTTGGTCATCAACATCCGCTTGCAAGATAAGGTTCTGCGCCGCATCAACAACATGGTCCTCACCGCACCCTGGCACtgcagcagcagcaggttcttccTGTTCAGAACCTGATGGAGGTCCAGCATTTTCTTTCATTGAACTTGGCTTATTCTCAGAAGCATTCAAGTTCTCTCCAAGTCCAGTGGCATTGAAAGGTTCACCAATCGCCCCCTGACCTGTACTTACGTCTATTCTCATGTCCACAGTGTCATCAACTGCATCATCCTTCTCAGATGCACTAGTGATTTTTTGCAGTTGATCATCATGTGAAGATACACCCAAGATCTTGCCAAATTCTTGACCATCAGACAATTTGTTTTTCGTTCTCTGATCTGCAACGCTGTCAGGATCAACATGAGCGGCGTCCATGCAATTGTCTTTCGTGAATACATGAACGATCTCCTCAGCTGCACTGTTAATCACAGGTGCATCAACACTCTCCTGTGGTTCATGAGTAACCTTCTCCTGGATCTTATTGTTATCCATAGGTTCAACATCCTCCTGCACCTCCACGGTCTCAAtgagcacacatgaagttagcagATGACCTTCTCCATTCTTCATTTCTGCATCTGAAGCCTCCTCCAGTGTAGCATCCTTAGGAGATGTATTCATAAACTCAGTCACAGCATCCTCTACAGGCGTGCTCATTATGTCCCGCAGATTGACTTCTGTCATGGACACAGAAAGAGGATCTTCTTTCTGATGATGCACATCCTCGCTCCGGTTGGTGGTGCCATCTCCTGTAGGATGAGAAGCTGCAGCTGTTCCTCCTGCAGGTTGAATTCCCCTCGTTTGGTCCAATTGTAGTATGGTATTTCCCTCCATGCAATCATCAGTGACTTGTTCCAGCTTTGTAACAGTAGCTTGAACAAAATCCACAGAAGCTGAATAGGTCGTTGCTGACTCAACACCCACATTTCTCATTTCAGTTGGAACAACAATTTGCATAACCTGCAGCGGAGTTGAGGGCATAACCATATGTCGATCCGTATAGTTTAAGCAGCCTGGTTCATTAGCACGTGGCGTAATAGCAAACCGCGCCTCCTCTATTTCAGCAGTAATATACATATCAATACCTTCAAGTGATTCTTTGACCGTCTTCCCGTCGATTTCACCTGATAACAACGCTCTAATTCGTCCCTGCACCGTACTTACGAGATCAACCTGTTCGTGGTCAAATACACTTGTCAAAGACATATAATACAGACAGCAAAGTGACAGATTTCATTCTACAATTCTTACCAGAGATTTCTCACTGTGCCCAGATAACTGATAGGGTATAACCGGACATTCAACTGGAGTGGAGATCCATCGACGTGTAATCTGCCAGTACCATTCTAAGTAACAATTCCTTGCATGAGTAGGGTCTGAATTCACGGCAATCTGCTGGCCAGCGACTGAATGGAGTCTGTTATCCCACTGCTTAATGTACCTATCATGGTAGGTAGACCAATCCTCATCAGTTTTTCCCTGCATTGTAACACGCTCAATTGCCTCAACTTGGCCTGGAATGTGCTGCATCATTCCGAATTGTAGTAAGACACGATCAGGCACATGCATTTCCACTATCTGGAAGCAGATTAATGGAGTTCTTGATCGCCAAACGGCAGATCCAACTGTGCATAGCGCAGGCAGGCCATCGATCAGACTTGGTTTGTACGGGTCCCATGTTATCTAGAGAACATGCAAAGATGAGCTGTAGCGCTGTGCTCCTTATAGTGTGCACATGGATAAGATGTAGTATTATTCTTTACTTATGAAAAGTCATACATTCGTACCTGACAATCTTCTATAGTATCAAGCCCATGCCTGTAAAATTCCTGGTCTATGGATCGGACATTTTCACGGTTCTTGAAAGGTACGTCCCAACTGATTATAAAATGATGTTCATTTCCGGGAataaaataaagcaaaataaaggGAATGACTTACAATACAAACCTGCATCCAAGGGGCTGATCGCCGGTTAGAGACTTATTCTCCAGTCTTTCAGGACGGCCTATCTGGATATGCTCCTATGCCCATATCTGCAATGTGTATTGATTTGCCATTAGTTGCTGTACTAAGCAAAAGTACTGCATGGCTGGGGAAATATACTACCTGAAGAAGAGTGAGAAAAGCACAACAGTTAGCCTTGCCCTTCATGCTAGCCTTTCCAAGTTCTCTGTAGAGATGAGCAAGAACAGCAGCCCCCCATGCCATCTCCCCTGAGGCATCAAAATCATGAAGCAGTGCCAAGTATCTTAAGTGCACGCGGGTCCCACTCGGGTCAGGAAATAAACTGCAGCCAATTTGATACATTATGTAGGCCCGTGTAGCATGCTCTATTTCTGACTGATTAGCCCCTTCTGGCAAGTTACTAAAAGTGTGATACAACCACGCAATGTTGATAGAACCACCTTTTATCTGTGGAGGTTCTTGGCCTAGTAGCTCTAAGCACAATTGTTCCCAATGACAGCCTGTTGCACCAGTCACAGGAGTACCATCTACACGAAGTCCAGTAAGAACGGCCACATCCTTCAAGAGCACGGCCATCTCCCCAAACCGCAAGTGGAAGGTCTGTGTTTCACGCCGCCACCTTTCGACCAAAGCATTCAACAAAGCATGGTCCAACTGAACCCTCTTCAAGAAACACAGGTGGTAAAATCCAGCTCGCTGCAATATCGCAAGCATTCCCTCATGCTTCACCTCCCATTGGTTAAGTCTTGTGCCATGTTCGATAAACCTAATAGGTTTGTACGCCTGCATTTTTTAGCCCAAGTGGGCAACAGCAGAAGAGTGTCAATACCTTACTGGAGCATCTTTACAGAAAAACATAAGGAAAACCTCTAAACTGTTACCTTCCCAACAGATATAGCTTCAGATTTATGAAGCTCTTGCTCTACAAGAACTGATTTATCGACAGGACCAGGATCCAGGTTCTGCTCCATTTA
This window of the Triticum aestivum cultivar Chinese Spring chromosome 5D, IWGSC CS RefSeq v2.1, whole genome shotgun sequence genome carries:
- the LOC123122931 gene encoding uncharacterized protein, translating into MHVPDRVLLQFGMMQHIPGQVEAIERVTMQGKTDEDWSTYHDRYIKQWDNRLHSVAGQQIAVNSDPTHARNCYLEWYWQITRRWISTPVECPVIPYQLSGHSEKSLVDLVSTVQGRIRALLSGEIDGKTVKESLEGIDMYITAEIEEARFAITPRANEPGCLNYTDRHMVMPSTPLQVMQIVVPTEMRNVGVESATTYSASVDFVQATVTKLEQVTDDCMEGNTILQLDQTRGIQPAGGTAAASHPTGDGTTNRSEDVHHQKEDPLSVSMTEVNLRDIMSTPVEDAVTEFMNTSPKDATLEEASDAEMKNGEGHLLTSCVLIETVEVQEDVEPMDNNKIQEKVTHEPQESVDAPVINSAAEEIVHVFTKDNCMDAAHVDPDSVADQRTKNKLSDGQEFGKILGVSSHDDQLQKITSASEKDDAVDDTVDMRIDVSTGQGAIGEPFNATGLGENLNASENKPSSMKENAGPPSGSEQEEPAAAAVPGCGEDHVVDAAQNLILQADVDDQIGNDTLDPPVLQKIAVHVTSVGENRFSSFTVEATDTLEKETSTGDGYPDEYEISSKRRKVAASWHENAGAPDTKIEGNAKTDEQTCRHVRTGSAQAQMVAITRRKTNNAEVMQSSP